The Rhododendron vialii isolate Sample 1 chromosome 3a, ASM3025357v1 nucleotide sequence ctctctctctccaccctaTGTACACGTTTCTATATGTATATTTACTTTGTAAGCAGTAAGCACTTGGTCACAGATCTCTCCTTCGGATaaaacctgtgaagcagaaacAATAGAAAAGTCAGGGGAAGCGTATGTGAATCAGTAAAACAGAAGTATATAAAATCTGAGTCGTAACGGTAACAGTATGAAGCTAGTTTGTTTCATCGTGCTTTATGGAAAGCCTATTCATTCAACTTGAAGGCTTGTGGGGTGATGACCAGTGACAGATTCAGAAATTTTCTCTAGATGGGTCACCCCTTTAGGATCGGTCCTATATATACGTTTGAAAGTCGTAGGAGAactcacatcaacttttattatttaattCGAAAATGAGTTTATATGTATATCATATATTTTCTTGGTAGTGTTAGTTAATTTTGAGCTTGTAGAAAAAGTAAactattaaagaaaataattatttttttaattttacgtCGAACTTATAGTTATATTAATTGTTTTGCTTAACAGATGACATTAGTATAAATTTGGGTTTGCGGTACCAATGCTACctgagttagtttttttttttttgatccgcacctGAGTTAGTTTAAGTGTGTTGAATCCCCAAGCACACTCAAAAATCTCGtggagagggttttttttttttttaataaccatgcattagaacacaaaaaaaaaatggaagatgtTGGTAAAAGGGTTCAATCCTCTGTCAACAATGAGGAGTTGCGTTGCCTTACCACTGGAGACATTGAGCCGCTTGGCTAAATGTCGGGATATTTTATATGTATTGCTTACTTAAATTTGGGGGCCCTTCATTGGGGCCCAAATTTCAGCTGGGTCACATGACCCTGTGTCTATATTAGATCCGCCACTGGTGATGACAAAGTTCAGTTTACAACCAGACAAACATTCTATGGGAAAAGAGATTATTACCTGAAGCCTGGCTCTGGAAAACTGCGAATAggcaaaaagaattgaaatctCTTATTGGAATGGTTACAGGCTTTTCATTTCGTTACTTTACTCTTTCTTCTTGGAGTCTTTTCTGGTACCTCGGAAACCCATTTTTGCACGCGGTCACCTGCGCACATGGCACCGCCCGTGTGAAAATCTTGAAGACTGTGAATCTAATTTCACTTGTGTTTTTTATTATGCAGAAATTGTTGCTCAAGAAACGGCAATAAGTATTTCTTTCTGAGGTGAAAAGAAGCATGAATGTGGATCAATCTAAACTGGTATTGCTCAAGACTAATGCGAGCTGTAGCTTTCTCTTCCTCAACTATATATGTGCGCTATGCTTATACGCGTTTAATTCAaagggttggcctagtggtcaagaCCTATGACTTAGGGATTTGCTTCCTTCTAAGGTTTCAGTTTCAAAACCTCTCAAGTGCTACAACTCTTTTAGAGCCAATTCATAAAGAGCTGCCTTAAATTGATGACCCACAAGTGGGCGATGAGATTGGTCTCCCAAGATTAGTCAATGTGTGCGTTAGTTggccggacacctgagttatcaaaaatattTATGCGCATGACCAAAATATCAAAATCTACATAAAGAGGCTCTAGATGGCGTAAATCACTCTCTGCACTGTACCTATTTACATTAAACTTACAGGTGTACGTATCTGTATTAGCGCAATGATAGGAAGTTGCCTAATTAGTAGAAAAgccaaaatacaaaacaaaaatatactcacacaacaattcaaacacaacatctcaaatacatgtgggctccacacacactactatgtgtgggccccacatgtatgtgagagaggttgtgtaaattattgtgtttggatcgtTGTGTAAGTAGCATTGTtgaatacaaaataaaaaataaataaaggaagGGTTTTGTCTACCTTACTTTCTTCATTctcatgctctctctctctcaaattgcTGGACCGCTACgaaaagacgtgcaattttgagatttaaaagaaaatacGCCCGGACATTTGAAttctttgcaccatattaaagagcAAATgaaatactttaatttggtgtaaagaaACTATAAAAATGATGATcggaagtactttatttttcgaTCCGaaaattgcacaatttttcGCAAAGGACGGCAATTTAGAACCAAGGGAGTATCATTCTGGGAGTGTCGTGTCCCTGGCATCATTGATTTAGCATAGATATCATTATGGAAGTTGTTATTAACAAATTGCCCATAGAGAGAGTTTCAGGGATTTCTTCTGGAAGAGGACTGGGATTCAGGAATTTCCAAGCTAGGCGTTAACTATGAAAATTGTGGCAGTTGGGTCAAGCAACCCAAGTCCAATTTTTCCCATCTGAAAGTAAGAATTGTCATACAGCCTCCACCTACACATTAGACTTGAATAAAATCTACATTATCATTAATGAAGACTATTGACATTTTCGAATAGTGTGTGAATTGACAATACGCCCCCTATTCATATGGTGAAAAAATGTCCCCCTAAACATTAGACTTGAATAAAATCTACATAATcataaatgaaaactatttacATTTTCGAATAGTGTGTGAATTGATGATACGCCCCATACTACTCATATGGTGAAAAAATGCCATGGTTAGAGAAAAGGCAGAGAGATCACAGCTAGACTTACAGCTTCAATATCAATTTTGTAGACCAGGAgcttccttctctctctgcaACTAGTCCTGTACGCCACAACTACATGACCTATTGCCAAAGCCAGCGAACACACGAACAAAGCCACTTCGATGGCTCGAACATGGCCATCTTGGTCCACAATCGAATCGCCAAACACAAACGGAGCCTTCAACGATACAAACACCAGCGAAGACACAGAAAACATAGTCGTGATACACAAATACGGCCCCCTTGAAAGTCTCGGTCCATCGCAAAAACTATAAACACCTAcaatgataataaaaaaataccgCACTTCTCAATTGAGGTTTacaattttcttttataaagaAAAACGAATGGAAGCGACATAGTGCTGAAGTCTTAATAAAGAGAGATGACGTGTAAGACTTACATAGTATGACAGCTGACCTGACGAGGGAGATGAGAGGAATGTCGATGAGAGAGTAGCGGAAGTCGTAGTTGGTGAGATGGGAAGAAAGAgtacggagagagagaaaagaactAGGGAGAGATGCCGACAAGAGAGCCGGAGGAAGGATGGCGTCGGCGGCGACGAGGAGGACCGGAGCAGAGAACAAAAGGAGGGAGATCAACATGGTGATCAAGAAGAAGAGTGTCTTGACTCCCCTTAGGACCCTTCTTGCTCTGCCTTCTATTGAGAAACCCATGttccaaattctctctctcttgatgcAATTTTGCATAAACTATGCGGgctgtagagagagaagatggagGGCCTAAAGGAAAGACATTAAAAGGGGATGGTTTTGACCTGGATTTGTCTTGTGACGATCACTTGGAACTTTACACGCGGAAGGTAATCAGGTATTGATCAGGTGAAGTGGACAAGTATATACCTCATTCTTTATTAACGGAAAATACCTAATCGACATCTTCAATGACAAATCAACTAGTACTaattttttactccctccgtcccactttcttccgcctgttttcttttttggacgtctcaaaaaattgtctatatctcacaatctataatattttatatatttaatatggatcttgtttgatagatgtcaatttattttattaaacaaagttttcgaaatcataaaaaacattatagattatgagatatagacaattttttgggatgttctaaaaaagaaacaggcggaacaaagtgggacggagggagtagtaaattatttttttgtcgagTCAGGGGATTTTGTGTGTGGATGGGGAAATTCTTTTACGTGATTGAATCGGCATAAGTTGCGTTTATTTGCGTGCAGGCCCTGCGGGGCCGGCTCATTTGAGGGCTCTGGAGCTTcatatatttaaataaataatatttttaatgataAGTGATTAGCTTAATACGAAGGTAAATGTAATTGTAAAATATATAACTGTATAAAGGAGTATGAAGTGTTAAATTTTTTAGCATTATCTCCACC carries:
- the LOC131320546 gene encoding uncharacterized protein LOC131320546; the encoded protein is MQNCIKRERIWNMGFSIEGRARRVLRGVKTLFFLITMLISLLLFSAPVLLVAADAILPPALLSASLPSSFLSLRTLSSHLTNYDFRYSLIDIPLISLVRSAVILCVYSFCDGPRLSRGPYLCITTMFSVSSLVFVSLKAPFVFGDSIVDQDGHVRAIEVALFVCSLALAIGHVVVAYRTSCRERRKLLVYKIDIEAVTACKNGFPRYQKRLQEERVK